A part of Desulfomicrobium apsheronum genomic DNA contains:
- the selA gene encoding L-seryl-tRNA(Sec) selenium transferase, which translates to MSSLFRHIPSVDRFLQDLEQDRALAGLPRQMLKDLVAEFLDLCREEIRAGVVTDESALAFTSLAARAGAYVRTRSRPHFRRVLNATGVVIHTNLGRSILAEEAVLAVAEGCRHYSNLEMDLDTGQRGSRYSHVEKLLCRLTGAEAGLVVNNNAAAVLLVLDTLAKGREVVVSRGQLVEIGGSFRIPEVMKKSGAVLHEVGATNRTHLRDYAEAIGPDTAMLMKVHTSNYRIIGFHKEVDLSDLVALGRERGLATFEDLGSGNLFDFSPYGFMPEPTVQQVLRSGVDVVTFSGDKLLGGPQAGVIVGRREFIERIKKNQLNRALRIDKMTLAALEATLRLYLDPEQARRSVPTLAMITAAPKELHARAGRLRRRLSRDLAGLALVAVKPGFSRVGGGSFPEQDLPTTLVSVAPTGMDVDSLRQGLLAEDIPVVGRVEDGAFCLDPRTLMDAEFALVAGAMKAVLSR; encoded by the coding sequence GTGTCTTCTCTTTTCAGACATATTCCGTCCGTCGACCGTTTTCTGCAGGACCTGGAACAAGACCGGGCCCTGGCCGGACTGCCGCGCCAGATGCTCAAGGATCTGGTGGCCGAGTTCCTGGACCTCTGCCGCGAGGAGATCCGCGCCGGAGTGGTCACGGACGAGAGCGCCCTGGCATTCACATCCCTGGCCGCAAGAGCCGGGGCCTACGTGCGGACGCGTTCCCGCCCGCATTTCAGGCGGGTCCTCAACGCCACGGGCGTGGTCATTCACACCAACCTCGGCCGTTCCATCCTGGCTGAAGAGGCCGTCCTGGCCGTGGCTGAGGGCTGCCGCCACTATTCCAACCTGGAGATGGACCTGGACACGGGCCAGCGCGGGAGCCGCTATTCCCACGTCGAGAAGCTGCTCTGCCGCCTGACCGGGGCCGAGGCGGGCTTGGTGGTCAACAACAACGCCGCCGCGGTGCTGCTGGTCCTCGACACTCTTGCCAAGGGCCGCGAGGTCGTGGTCTCGCGCGGGCAGCTGGTCGAGATCGGCGGGTCGTTCCGTATTCCCGAGGTCATGAAGAAGAGCGGGGCCGTGCTGCACGAGGTCGGGGCCACCAACCGCACCCACCTGCGCGACTACGCGGAGGCTATCGGCCCGGACACCGCCATGCTCATGAAGGTGCACACCTCCAACTACCGCATCATCGGGTTTCACAAGGAAGTGGACCTGTCCGATCTGGTGGCGCTGGGCCGGGAACGGGGACTGGCCACTTTCGAGGATCTGGGCAGCGGCAATCTTTTCGATTTTTCCCCTTATGGGTTCATGCCCGAGCCCACGGTGCAGCAGGTGCTAAGGAGCGGGGTGGATGTGGTCACCTTCAGCGGCGACAAGCTGCTGGGCGGCCCTCAGGCCGGAGTAATCGTCGGGCGCCGGGAATTCATCGAGCGCATCAAGAAAAACCAGCTCAACCGCGCCCTGCGCATCGACAAAATGACCCTGGCCGCCCTGGAGGCGACCCTGCGCCTGTATCTCGATCCGGAACAGGCCAGGCGCTCCGTGCCGACCCTGGCCATGATCACGGCCGCGCCGAAGGAGCTGCATGCCCGGGCCGGGCGTCTGCGGCGCAGGCTGTCCCGGGATCTCGCCGGGTTGGCCTTGGTGGCGGTCAAGCCCGGATTTTCGCGCGTGGGCGGCGGCTCCTTTCCGGAACAGGACCTGCCGACCACGCTGGTCAGCGTCGCGCCGACGGGTATGGACGTGGACTCCTTGCGTCAGGGCCTGCTGGCGGAGGACATCCCGGTCGTCGGGCGGGTGGAGGACGGCGCGTTCTGCCTCGACCCTCGCACGCTCATGGATGCGGAGTTCGCGCTGGTGGCGGGAGCCATGAAGGCGGTCCTTTCGCGGTGA
- a CDS encoding bifunctional folylpolyglutamate synthase/dihydrofolate synthase: MTFASFAEFESYLDSLGLFSMQLGLSRMHEALGLMGLERPSAMVAHVVGTNGKGSTSGFLEALARAHGLATGLYNSPHLASVRERIRVRGAMVPEEGWLAAANAVMDRCAGVGLTYFELLTVMALYIFGQEGLDLIILEAGLGGTHDATCAIPADLAVMTPVGLDHEQILGPTLADIARDKSGALGRCPAVTGAQEEAVMEIFRQAGAGHPLLSLEDCRTSSGFLIPVGSASLLLPPASLPGHPPYQLRNAALAALAWSRLALARGWQFDAALCTQVLGTTRFFGRFCRHGRILVDGAHNPMGLTALCEALEAAGEHFDVLVFQAMRDKTLEPAVLERLRALADTVVIPGLPMERAFDARELAALFGSGALAAQDLQKALRQEGTVLLCGSLYLVGAYYELFPEQLL; encoded by the coding sequence ATGACCTTTGCCTCCTTTGCCGAATTCGAATCGTATCTGGACAGTCTGGGACTTTTTTCCATGCAGCTCGGCCTGTCGCGCATGCATGAGGCCCTTGGGCTCATGGGGCTTGAGCGCCCGTCCGCGATGGTCGCGCATGTGGTCGGGACCAACGGCAAGGGCTCCACGTCCGGCTTTCTGGAGGCGCTGGCGCGGGCTCATGGCCTGGCCACGGGGCTGTACAATTCGCCGCATCTGGCCAGCGTGCGCGAGCGTATCCGCGTGCGCGGGGCCATGGTCCCCGAAGAAGGCTGGCTGGCCGCCGCCAATGCGGTCATGGACAGGTGCGCGGGCGTGGGGCTGACCTATTTCGAGCTGCTGACGGTCATGGCGCTTTACATTTTCGGGCAGGAGGGGCTTGACCTGATCATCCTCGAGGCGGGGCTCGGCGGCACGCACGACGCCACCTGCGCCATCCCGGCCGATCTTGCGGTCATGACCCCGGTGGGCCTGGACCATGAGCAGATCCTGGGGCCGACTCTGGCGGACATCGCCCGCGACAAGAGCGGGGCCCTGGGGCGCTGTCCGGCCGTGACGGGCGCGCAGGAAGAGGCCGTGATGGAAATTTTCCGGCAGGCCGGGGCAGGGCATCCGCTCCTGAGCCTTGAGGACTGCCGCACCTCCTCCGGATTTCTCATCCCGGTGGGCTCGGCATCCCTGTTGCTGCCCCCCGCATCCCTGCCCGGCCATCCTCCGTATCAGCTGCGCAACGCCGCTCTGGCCGCCCTGGCCTGGAGTCGTCTGGCCCTGGCCCGGGGCTGGCAATTTGACGCGGCACTGTGTACACAAGTCCTTGGCACGACGCGATTTTTCGGGCGTTTTTGCAGGCATGGGCGGATTCTGGTGGACGGAGCCCACAATCCCATGGGGCTGACCGCCCTGTGCGAGGCGCTGGAGGCGGCCGGGGAGCATTTCGACGTGCTCGTCTTTCAGGCCATGCGCGACAAGACACTGGAGCCTGCTGTGCTGGAACGCCTGCGGGCGCTGGCGGATACGGTCGTGATTCCGGGTCTGCCCATGGAACGCGCCTTCGACGCCCGTGAACTGGCGGCGCTTTTTGGCTCCGGGGCCCTGGCGGCGCAGGACCTGCAAAAGGCCCTGCGTCAGGAAGGCACGGTGCTGCTTTGTGGCTCCCTGTATCTGGTGGGGGCCTATTACGAACTTTTTCCGGAACAGCTTTTGTAG